The segment GGCAGATATGTATATGCTCGAAACCGGAAACTGACCAAAGGCGAGGATCGGTTCACGATAGAAGGCAGAATTGAGCCAATCATCAACAAGTCGCTGTTCGAGGAAGCCCAGCGTTTGATTGAGAGTAGGTCGCCTCTCGTGACCGCGCCAGCACGGACCCACTCTGAATACCTGCTCAGCGGACTCTGCTATTGCGGCAAGTGCGGGAGGGCGCTGCAAGGGGGCACCGCGAAGTCAGGTCGATATCGATACTATGGTTGCTACAATCACTTGAGGCGGGGCAAGACTACCTGCGACGCCAAGCTCGTCAACGCCGAACGGTTTGAACAGCTCGTGGTGGAGAAGCTTAAGGAGAGGGTCCTTACACCTGAGAGACTCGCGGAGCTGCTGGAAATGACAAACAGGGAGATCGTATCCCAGTCGAGAGGTACCCAGAAGGAGATTGACGCTCTCACCAGAGAAATCGAAGCCCGCCAGAAGAAGCTCGACCGCCTTTACGCCGCTCTGGAGGATGGCAGTCTGGATCTCGCTGACCTAAGCCCGAGAATCAAGCGCCTCAGAACCGACATCGACAAGCTGCAGTCAACGCTCAGTGAAAAGACCAGTGCCCAAGCGTCACAGCAAACGTTCAAGCCCCTCAATCAGAGACAACTTCAGAACTATGTAGATGACTTGTATGATCTTCTTTCCAACGCCTCGGTCTTCGAGCGGCGTGGGTTTCTGAAATCGTTCGTGAAGAGGATCGAGGTGACTCATCCCGACGTCAAAGTTGAGTACACGTTACCGCTTATTCGGGAGGGGGCAAAGGGGGAAGTTCTGTCTATTGATAGAAAAAGCGGCCCCAATATCACTCTCCCCAAACTTTTGTAGAATTCGCCTTTTCAGTCAAATCCAGTTACTCAATAACTAGCGGAACACGTTGGAAGACAATAGAATAGCATATGGTCGCTGACCGCACCAGATTCACCGATTGGTGCAGGGCAAACAAAGGAACATTTGACTACGTAAAGGGTTTAATGTGCAAGATATTGACGACCAAGTCGGTCGATAATATATTAGGAGCCAATGAAACAACAGTTAAGAACATCTCTTTCCTCCATACTGTGCTTCCTCCTGATAGCAGGGGTCGTAGCAGGCAGCAATGGGAGTGTCTTGTGCATCGGCGCTGATGATCATGTCGAGGTAGAATCCGTCTGTCAGCCGTGCTGTGCGAGCGCTGAACGCGACTGCGATGCGAGTGGTTGCGGTTTGGAGCATGACGATCACGAAGAATGCTTCGACTGTACTGATGTCGCCATCTCCCTGCAGATCCTATGCGAGAGAAACAGCGCACTTGGTTCCGGCTTGCAGATCCAATTCTCCTCCTTGCAGACCTTAAGCGCAGTATCAGGGGCTCAATACCTCACTGCCGTAACATCGAGGGCCGCCCCGGGTGGGTTACAGGATCTATTCTCTGCTTCCTTCAGCCGACATCTCGCATCAACAGTTATACGCTGCTGATCCTTTCTTTCTATTTTTCCAAGTAAACAATCCCGTGCATCTCAATTGAGTTGCATGCTGTTAGTTAATTTCACCCTTTTTGGAGAGTATAAATGAAAGGAAACGTGTACCGACTTTTCATAGTCGGCATAATCATTATATCAGGCAGTGTAGGCGCTGCGGAGCGCTGGCAGATACCCTTTGACACCTCAACAGCAGGAACACGGCCCGAGACCGATTCGGTTTATGGCATTGCAGAGGTGATGAGGCTGGTTGCGCTGCAAAACCCCACCCTCAAGGCTCTCGAATATCGACAAGAGGCCGCGCGAGGATTGCTCAAGCAAGCAGGGCTGTGGTCGAATCCGGAGCTTGGATTGGAGGCTGAGGAAGTCGGTTGGGACGCTCCCGGTCTCGAAGAGTCAGAACTATCTATCTCGCTATCTCAGGATTTTGAGCTTTTTGGCCAACGAGGCGCCCGCAGGGCCCTGGCACGATCCCAGATTGACAACGTCCACTTGCAAGCAAGGTTGGCCGCTTTTGACCTCTATTTCGAGACAAAGGCCCGATTCTACGCGTTAGTCCACGCCCAGCAACAACTGGAATTGGCACAACGGTCAATGGAGCTTGCCGAACAAATTGTAGACAACATCAAATTCAGAATTGAGAAGGGCGCGGCGCTTCAGTCCGAACTTCTT is part of the Candidatus Zixiibacteriota bacterium genome and harbors:
- a CDS encoding recombinase family protein, with protein sequence MKVALYARVSSERQAEKDLSISAQLKELRRYADRQGFTVVREFVDKAESARTANRPAFQEMIGVAKQKARPFDAILVWKLSRFARNREDSIVYKSMLRKRGIQLISINEQVDDSPTGMLLEGLIEVVDEFYSMNLAQDTKRGLRENAQRGFCNGGIAPYGYRRKGVIDGQAKRSILEPDPETEPIVQEIFAMCRDGLGAKEIAKVLNHRGFQTRSGRQWSKTAILYILRNPIYTGRYVYARNRKLTKGEDRFTIEGRIEPIINKSLFEEAQRLIESRSPLVTAPARTHSEYLLSGLCYCGKCGRALQGGTAKSGRYRYYGCYNHLRRGKTTCDAKLVNAERFEQLVVEKLKERVLTPERLAELLEMTNREIVSQSRGTQKEIDALTREIEARQKKLDRLYAALEDGSLDLADLSPRIKRLRTDIDKLQSTLSEKTSAQASQQTFKPLNQRQLQNYVDDLYDLLSNASVFERRGFLKSFVKRIEVTHPDVKVEYTLPLIREGAKGEVLSIDRKSGPNITLPKLL